Proteins encoded by one window of Elaeis guineensis isolate ETL-2024a chromosome 12, EG11, whole genome shotgun sequence:
- the LOC105054985 gene encoding putative glycerol-3-phosphate transporter 1: MAPLSEVQSSKPLGLCFIEYTRNTCLNLRTYQTIVLILTFFAYASYHATRKTTSIVKSVLDPKTSELGFSAWPRSFLLRAVEDEQRNSGLESGWVPFDSKAGTAMLGVIDVAFLSVYAFGMYFTGHLGDRLDLRILLTVGMLGTGVFTSLFGAGYWLNIHSFYYYLVVQMLAGMFQSTGWPSVVAVVGNWFGKRKRGLIMGIWNAHTSVGNISGSLIASVLLKYGWGWSFAVPGLLIGLVGLTVFLFLPVSPEAVGVDRDDDLLKSCEKSDTTEPLLGEETEVREKAVGFLEAWRIPGVAPFALCLFFCKLVAYTFLYWLPFYISQTAIDGQYLSDSTAGTLSTLFDVGGVVGGILAGHISDHLDARAITAASFMYCAIPALLLYRVYGSVSLFWNITLMFISGMFVNGPYALITTAVSADLGTHSSLHGNSRALATVTAIIDGTGSIGAAIGPLLTGYISAKSWNGVFTMLMIAALIAGLLLTRLVMAEVAAKIRARRSQTATNVPHSSSVGLEI, encoded by the exons ATGGCTCCACTAAGTGAAGTACAAAGCAGCAAACCTCTTGGTCTATGCTTCATAGAATACACGAGGAACACTTGTCTAAACCTCAGAACATACCAGACCATCGTGTTGATCTTAACATTTTTTGCTTATGCTAGTTATCATGCTACTAGAAAAACCACAAGCATTGTTAAAAGTGTGCTTGATCCCAAAACATCGGAATTGGGCTTCTCTGCATGGCCGAGGTCTTTTTTACTAAGAGCAGTTGAGGATGAGCAAAGGAATTCAGGTCTTGAGAGTGGTTGGGTTCCATTTGATAGTAAAGCTGGCACTGCCATGCTTGGAGTGATTGATGTAGCTTTTCTCTCAGTATATGCTTTTGGCATGTATTTCACTGGGCATCTGGGTGACCGTCTGGATCTAAGAATCCTCCTGACGGTGGGAATGTTGGGGACTGGTGTGTTTACTTCCCTCTTTGGTGCTGGCTACTGGCTAAATATTCATAGTTTTTACTATTACTTGGTGGTTCAGATGCTAGCTGGTATGTTTCAGTCAACAGGCTGGCCATCGGTGGTGGCAGTTGTTGGAAATTGGTTTGGGAAGAGGAAAAGGGGGCTCATTATGGGGATTTGGAATGCACACACTTCGGTTGGGAATATCTCTGGTTCACTGATTGCATCTGTTTTGTTGAAGTATGGGTGGGGCTGGTCCTTTGCTGTTCCTGGTCTTCTTATCGGCCTTGTCGGGTTGACAGTGTTTTTGTTCTTGCCGGTTAGTCCTGAGGCTGTGGGGGTTGACAGAGATGATGATCTGCTTAAGTCTTGTGAGAAGAGTGATACTACAGAGCCTCTACTGGGGGAAGAAACAGAGGTCAGAGAAAAGGCTGTGGGATTCTTGGAGGCATGGAGAATCCCTGGTGTTGCACCATTTGCTCTTTGTCTTTTCTTCTGCAAATTGGTGGCCTATACCTTCCTCTACTGGTTGCCTTTCTACATCAGCCAAACTG CTATAGATGGCCAATATTTATCCGACTCAACCGCTGGAACTCTATCAACACTTTTCGATGTTGGAGGTGTGGTTGGTGGTATCCTTGCTGGGCACATTTCTGATCACCTCGATGCTCGTGCAATCACTGCCGCGAGCTTCATGTACTGTGCAATACCTGCACTCTTATTGTACCGCGTATATGGGAGCGTTTCACTCTTTTGGAACATTACTCTCATGTTCATCTCTGGTATGTTTGTGAATGGTCCTTATGCTCTAATAACAACAGCAGTCTCAGCAGATCTTGGCACACACAGCTCTCTGCATGGGAATTCTCGGGCATTGGCAACGGTGACAGCTATCATCGATGGCACAGGGTCTATAGGAGCAGCGATCGGGCCACTGCTCACAGGGTACATCTCAGCCAAGAGCTGGAATGGGGTGTTCACAATGCTGATGATTGCAGCACTTATTGCTGGGCTCCTCCTGACCAGACTTGTGATGGCCGAGGTAGCTGCCAAGATAAGGGCCCGAAGGTCACAGACAGCAACTAATGTCCCGCACTCCTCGAGTGTGGGATTGGAAATATGA
- the LOC105055003 gene encoding putative glycerol-3-phosphate transporter 1, which produces MDPVGDLQSETQCSKPRGICLLHRIKSSDITFRTYQAIVLVLTFVSYASYHATRKLTSIVKSVLDPKESGQEFSGWAPFNNSDGTVMLGVIDVAFLSAYSIAMYFAGHLGDRIDLRILLSIGMVLTAVFTSLFGVGYWLDIHSFTYYLVVQLLAGVFQSTGWPSVLAVMGNWFGKNRRGLIMGIWNANTSIGSIAGSLIASALLKYSWAWSFAIPGILMGCLGVIVFLFLPVSPEAVGIRRDGDGQFRSQENNIIEETLIGGEAEVKEEAVGFMEAWRIPGVALFALCLFFSKLVAYTFLYWLPFYISHTAIDGQYLSNSTAGILSTLFDVGGVFGGILAGHISDRLNARATTAACFTYCAIPALLFYHTYGSLALSWNATHMFIVGVFVNGPYALITTAVSADLGAHSSLKRSSRAMATVTAIINGTGSIGAAIGPLLAGYVSTLSWGAVFGMLMVAAFMAGLPLTRLVVAEVAGKLDGASRPPA; this is translated from the exons ATGGATCCAGTAGGTGATCTACAGTCTGAAACACAATGCAGCAAACCACGTGGCATTTGCTTACTACATCGCATCAAAAGCTCTGATATCACCTTCAGGACATATCAAGCCATTGTCTTGGTCCTAACATTTGTGTCATATGCCAGTTATCATGCCACCAGAAAGCTTACAAGCATTGTCAAGAGCGTCCTTGATCCTAAAGAATCAGGACAAGAATTTTCTGGCTGGGCTCCATTCAACAATTCAGATGGCACCGTGATGCTCGGGGTGATCGATGTGGCCTTCCTCTCGGCATACTCCATTGCCATGTACTTCGCCGGGCATTTGGGAGACCGCATCGACTTACGAATCCTGCTCAGTATAGGAATGGTGTTGACTGCTGTATTCACCTCCCTCTTTGGTGTTGGCTACTGGCTAGACATTCATAGCTTCACTTACTACTTGGTGGTTCAGCTGCTAGCAGGAGTGTTTCAGTCCACAGGTTGGCCCTCTGTGCTGGCAGTGATGGGGAATTGGTTTGGAAAGAATAGGAGGGGTCTGATCATGGGAATTTGGAATGCGAACACCTCGATCGGGAGTATCGCCGGCTCGCTGATTGCCTCTGCTTTACTGAAGTATAGCTGGGCCTGGTCCTTCGCCATCCCTGGCATTCTTATGGGTTGTCTAGGAGTGATTGTGTTTCTATTCTTGCCGGTTAGTCCTGAGGCGGTGGGAATCAGAAGAGATGGGGATGGTCAGTTTAGGTCCCAAGAGAATAATATTATTGAGGAAACTCTTATAGGAGGAGAAGCagaggttaaggaagaagcagTTGGGTTCATGGAGGCATGGCGGATTCCCGGTGTCGCGCTGTTTGCTTTGTGTCTCTTCTTCTCCAAATTGGTGGCCTATACCTTCCTCTATTGGCTGCCCTTTTACATCAGCCATACAG CCATAGATGGCCAATATCTATCCAACTCCACTGCCGGCATTTTATCCACATTATTCGATGTCGGAGGGGTGTTCGGTGGCATCCTCGCCGGCCACATCTCCGACCGTCTCAATGCTCGTGCCACCACCGCTGCATGCTTCACGTATTGTGCCATACCAGCCCTCCTCTTCTATCACACATATGGCAGCCTTGCTCTTTCATGGAACGCCACCCATATGTTCATCGTAGGCGTGTTCGTAAATGGCCCCTATGCACTCATTACGACCGCAGTGTCAGCAGACCTCGGCGCACACAGCTCTCTCAAGAGGAGCTCCAGAGCAATGGCAACAGTGACGGCGATCATCAATGGAACAGGGTCAATCGGGGCAGCAATCGGACCGCTGCTGGCTGGATACGTCTCAACGTTGAGCTGGGGTGCAGTGTTCGGAATGCTCATGGTGGCAGCGTTTATGGCAGGGCTTCCATTGACAAGGCTTGTGGTGGCAGAGGTGGCAGGGAAGTTAGATGGGGCTTCCAGGCCCCCGGCTTAG